The DNA sequence CATCTTCCCGCATCCCCAACAAATTCTATATCATTTATATCTATTTTACATGTTTTGTAtattctacagaattctggactGTTGTTCCACACAAATGTGCCCCCAGAGTGATAATGAACATGAACACTGTAAAATGTTTTGCTTCCAATAAACAGGAGTGATTGTGAATACTGAGGGGCAAATGGCATATAAATGGGTGTAACTGCAATTTTCAGGTCTATGCTGTCTGGTTAGAATCTATGATCTATAGCAAATCAGATGGAGATTTCTACTTATACaatcagacctccatatccacaggacATCCATTTTCAGACACCAATATCAACACTCCTGTGGatacacaaaaaataataataatgcaggacTGCAAGTCCCGTTCTCTCTAATGAGGGTGGAATGTGCATGTGCCTACtagtgtggccacatgcatgcacagcCATTTGGggcaatggggcttgctgtccacggttgctcagatctgcagatggcaagcccacagacaTGAAAGTTGGACTGTATATGCAGCTCATCCCTGTTACCACTTGGAGTccactaaataaataattctgcATGCTAGGCCATCATTTTTGTATCTGGCTCTAGTTGTGAATTTAAGATCCTGGACGCCTGGTATCTACCCTCCTCTTCTCTATGCTTATCTGCTGATCTTATGTATGGTGAATCCTTTTCCTGTTACCAGGGTTAAAAAAAGTTCACTTGTTAGCTTCTGTAAGCTTCAGTACATGGAAAGAGGACGAAGCAacttttggtttgtttgcttcATGCTGGCGGTGGCTAGTTGCTTCCATATCAATagagtggtgaatctgctttgggtcttAGTCTGTACTTCCAAGAAGTTATGCAAACTATTGACTCCTATCCCTAGGTACACCATCTTGAAGTGCTGCCActgttgacaccattttaactaccatgtttccatcctatggaatcctgatatttgtcatttgttatggcaccataaCACTctagcagagaagactaaatttcctagaaaacaacaaaacccagaattccacaggattacaccatggcaatgaaagctgcatcaagctggattatttctatagtgcagatgtagccttggatagcacctttaaagtttggaccaaACCTCAGAGTTAATCTACTATGCCAATGACATGCGGACTATCAGCTAACTCTGCTTAATGCAACAATATGTCTTTGGCAGGCCCTTTGGAAGTAGTAATCTTAACATCCTCACAAAATAAAGTTAATAGTTTAAAGCAGAGATTTCCACAGAAGTGGTTCCTCCTCTATATCATAAAATAATTGTAAGATACTTTTTATGCTTAATAGgcaaggtttattttattttattttgaacagGCACAGTAATTATGCCACAGACAGACAAGCAAGTATGCATCCCACCGGAGCTTCCAGATTTGCTGAAGCAGTTCACAAAAGCTGCTATTCGGACTCAGCCTCCAGATTTGATACAATGGGCTGCCGAGTAAGTTCAATATTTTCTTCTGAAACACTAGTCATTTAATTATAAGGTCTTATTTGGTTTCTTTAACTATAATTGTTTTTATACTAGCATGCACATTAATACTGTAAACATAACTGGAGGAAGCTTACGTGGAATTTCCAGGCATTCCTGTATACCAGTGATggttaagctatctgatgtgaggaAACCAGACATTTTTGTCCCAGTGTGTCCCCAACACCATTTTTGTGCCCACTagctattgttgttatttactttTCTGGAAATTCTCCAGTGACTGGCACCTTATGGCTCACGGACTGGCAGTGgcccatggaccaccactttgagttgcACTGCCCTATACCATCATTAATCAAAGCTGCATCATGTGCTTTCAGATCaggtctttttatttcttctgtacATGTTTGcaagtgtgcatatgtgtgtgtgtggtaatcCCCTTTGAGGTATGCTTTTAGAtgtatacattttgaaaataaacagCATACAAACTAATTAGCCAAGACCTCCAACATATAAAACTAGCAGCTATTGGTAAAAGGTGACCCTTTGTCTGTTTTTCTGTCCAGTTATTTCAGTGCCATGGCCCGTGGAGAGCTTCCTCCCGTAAGAGAGCGACCAGATAGAGTGCCTATATCAACCCATGCAGAGCTTACTCCAGAGCTCTTGAAGGTCTTGCACCAGAGAGTAAGAAACATCTCCTTTCCATTTTAGGGCAAGTACATGAGAGGCTTGAGTGTTTGTAATGTATACGTAACCTACCACATCATACAGTTTCTCGGCAGGATTTGTGTATATGCcattagtgcagtggttctcaaccttcttacccttgtgaccccctttacatctacatataGACATCATCCTCCCTCTCGCCACTCTATATAGGatatgaataaaaaaatattttgtttgtttagtgtatgtattttcttttgcacattcatattttaacatcttataaggaaataCTATTGTTCAAATTAgatcagttttatttaaatacatttaatacTTAGCACATATTGTGTTAAATTTTACACATTCTATCTCTCACACAGCCAAACTCACATACACCAGTGCcatacacatatgtacacatgTAGTCATAtctcttccattctttctttcactcatactctttgcctttctcttttcctccaggaCAAAATAGTTTGGGAGGAGGTGGAATAGGAGGGAATCAGGGCTTCCATGTTGGGCACCCCCCTTGAAcaactcttacacacacacacacatacacatcaggGTCCtgtcccacagtttgagaaccactgcattagttTTATGTCTGCTAGTTTATTCACATGCTAAGTTGCATACAGAGAGAATTCAATTATACAGGTAGGTGAGCTGAGCTTTTGACATGATATATAGTATGTGGACATTTGGAAATGTATCAGTACCTGAACAAAGATTCCTTTCCTCCACACAGAACTGAGAAAGGTGTAGACACCATAACATTCTTCACTACTTCTCTTTTTGGAAGTTGTGGCACAAGATAGCAAGACTGAACGTGTTTAATGCAAATCTGTCATAGCCCCACTAAAATAATGTCACATACTTGTCCCATTCTTTgttttgaaacaaaagaaaattagaaaatcAGAACACTTCTTTCTTCTTAGCAAGAATAGGTCAATAGAACAGGACAAGCATCCCAGTCTACTTGATTATAGTTCAGTTCTTTGATCCTCAGATATACCTAATAATGCAGATTTCATTAAACAGTGAAAACTGTGTGGCCCTTCAGGTTTATTTTGGTTTGATgcatttttatctcatttttatACTAAAAAATAGTACTAAAGTTCTCTGATAAACAATTTGAAAACACGTTGAAAAACAAAATCTGTTCACTATAATAATCATGTTGTGGGGTTGAAACTCTCCTTGGCCCTGGGCAGTATAGCTACTGGTAAGGGATGATAGGTATTGCAGTCCAAGTGTATATGAAAGcccacacatttcccatccctATCATAGAGTCAGCAAAATGCTTTTTGTCTTGGAAACAGTACAATTAAGAATGAAGTTATTGGAACTGACAAAGATGACTagatgtatataaaaataaactttgaaaAAGTCAACATCAATTTCTTTACTTATCAtagatgatattttatttttcaggtgGGTGGGAGGCTGATAGTCCACGTAGATGAACTGGCCCAAATGTGGAAAGTGCTCAATCTCCCAACAGATTTATTTGACAGTGTGATGAACGTTGGGCGTTTTACTGAAGAAATTGAATGGCTCAAGTTTTTAGCTCTGGCCTGCAGCTCTCTTGGAGTTGTAAGTTTGTCTTTTGTATTTCCATTCTGTTTAGGGTTCTTCACATGTTATTTAAATTTAGTGTGTTTGTGTCACTTAAAATCTCAAGGAGAGAAAtgtttggttttatttgtgaTCAAGACCACATCCAAGTGCAgtcactgctgctgttgttctgtgccttcaagtcatttatatgacttatggtgatcctaaggtgaatgggttttcttggcaaatttattcatAGTGCAATCATGCCCTATACAAATTGAGACCCATTAGTCATATATTTGCCAGATCAGCAGCATCCTAGTCTCTGGGTCCTTGTTGTATCACAATATTAAGGTAGGCAAGGACTGGAAGGGTGGTCAGACTTGCTTCTGAGCCAACTGGTTGTCGAAATGCACCTGAAAGGAATTTGGATTAATGGCCCAGAATCTGATAAAACATGTCTAACATTTTTGCAAGTCAACACAGAGCCAAGGGGATCTAATATTTTTATGGCGTGGGGAAAAAAGGTCCAGCAGCTACAACAGCTTACTTAACACATtgtggttggggcttctggaaaACTCTGAGCGAGGCCATGACAGTATTCTGGAACACCTCAAGTTCTGGAATCTTTGCTGCCTAGGTTTGCACAACAAGAAGGCAAGCGAGCCATGATGTTGGTCCTCCCCTCCCACTCCTGCTCCAAGTTGCACAATAGGCCCAAGTGCATGTAACCAGCAGCTCTCTCCCTAGCCTCCCCAATCACCTGAGGCTTTTTAGTATGTCCACATGTGCACAAAGACAAGAAACATATGAACTTCTTTGTGCTAAGCCCTAGAGTCAGCTGGGAAAATGCGGAgatggaagttgttgttgttgttgttgttgttgttgttgtatgccttcaagtcattttttacttatggcaagaCTCTAAGgccaatctatcatggggttttcttggcaagacttgttcaaaggtttgtcattgctattgAGGCTGAAAacgtgtgacttgctcaaggtcacccagtgggtttcatggctgaatggggaattgaaccctggtctccagagttgtagtccaacactcaaaccactacatcatgctggctctcaggagaGATATTATCCCATGTTTTAAAGCCACTAAACACAGAAAAAACATACTTTCTCGTCCTCCAGCAACACTTGCCCTGACACTTGTCTCCAtgcttaaaatcatagaatcatagagttggaagagaccacaagggccatccaatccaaccccctgccatgcaggaactcacaatcaaagcacccccaacagatggccatccagcctctgtttaaaaacctccaaggaaggtttCAGTTCCCTGAGACTTCATCTGCTAAGCTGATTCCTGCCAAACCTATTTAGTCATGTGTTGGGGCCTATCAACCAGGATTCCTATCCAAAAACCCAGCATCCTACCCAGACAAGAAACAGAAACATGATTCAACATCCTTAACTATAGCAAGGATCTGCTGACATAGGAACTTTTTGCCTTTTTGCTCATTTTTCTATTTGAGGAAGTTTGTTCATGGCACAAACATTCAAAAAATGCCTTTTTCAGCAAACTATCTGAACTGGATGCAATTCACTCTGCAGTGTGGTATTCTACTATGGTAACCTGCTACGTGTCTAGGCAG is a window from the Sceloporus undulatus isolate JIND9_A2432 ecotype Alabama chromosome 1, SceUnd_v1.1, whole genome shotgun sequence genome containing:
- the ROPN1 gene encoding ropporin-1A, whose amino-acid sequence is MPQTDKQVCIPPELPDLLKQFTKAAIRTQPPDLIQWAADYFSAMARGELPPVRERPDRVPISTHAELTPELLKVLHQRVGGRLIVHVDELAQMWKVLNLPTDLFDSVMNVGRFTEEIEWLKFLALACSSLGVLLKTEFKAQEWSALH